TCTCAAATCATACCCAAATCACATGCTCAAAATACAGatcacgtgttcaaaaaacGTGACAGTCCGCGTGACCGAGTTCTAAGTCCTGGAGTCACGAAAACTATACAAAAAGTCTATGACACTACCCCCCTCGACCAGTTGAATTACTGGTCAATTAATCTTCTTATATAATCAGCATTCAGAGCTGCCGCACGTCGAGTCCGTCCAGCTCCCTCCTGTCCCCGTTCCTGAGGGGGTTGTTCATCATTAGTCACGCCATCTTGTACTTCCAAGGGAAACAGCTTCTGGGTAGGTCTCTTCACTGTCCCAGGTCTTCCAGTCTTGGTGATGACCCTCACTACTGCTGCTCTAACAGTGTCATCGGAACTGGGGATCAGCTGTTCCACTCTTCCAAGTCTCCACTGACTACGAGGTAGGTTGTCTTCGAACAAGGTAACAACATCTCCAACAGATATTGAAGTACTTCTTTCTGGCCTGGACTTGTGACGGTGCAGGTTTCTTAACTCTGTAACATACTCTCTACTCCAACGTTTCCAAAAGTGTTCTAGCAACAACTGCATATACTTTCTTCTTCTTGGCAAATCACCGGACGACGCTGCCTGGCTCAGTGAAGCCTCTCTATTTCGTGTGAAATCAGGTAAAGACAGAATTCCCCTCCCATAGATTAAATGGAAGGGTGTCAATGGCTCTTCAACGTCATATGAAGACACAAATGTTAGTGGTCTAGAGTTCAGGGTTCCCTCAACTTTCACTAGGATGGTATGTAGCTCGTCATAGTCAAGCTTGGCATTCCTCAGTGTCTTCGGCAAACTTCGTTTCGCATTCTGTATCATCCTTTTGAAAAAACCACCCCACCAGGGTGCCCTGTCCATGTTAAACTTCCACGAAATCCTTCTATTTGCAAGGAATCTCTTGACACTTGGGTATGAAAACACCTTTGTTAAGACCTTTGCCGCAGACTTAAATGTTTTTGCATTGTCTGAGACAATGATTTCTGGCAAGCCCCTTCTTGCTGTGAATCTCCGCAGACAACGGATAAACAAATCAGCTGACAAATCTGTAGCAAGTTCTAGGTGAACAGCTCTAGTTGAACAGCAGGTAAACAACAGGATGTAAACCTTCTTTGTTGTCGAACAGTTTGGTTCCTTTATGTACAGTGGCCCCGCATAATCCACTCCAACATAAGTAAATGCAGGTTTCTGACTCAATGTGAATTCAGGCAGATCAGGCTGAGGCGGTACCTTGAAGTCACGCCCTTCGTATCTGCGACACACTGTGCACCTAGATGTAATCTTTTTCACCAATTGCCTTCCTCTGACAATCCAAAACCTCATTCTCAACTGGGCTAGGGTTGCTGCCACCTTGTTGTGGTGTACTCTTTCATGAGCTTGTCTCACTAACAGGGTCGAAATGTAATGGTCTCGTGGTAGCAAGGCTGGAAATCTTGTTTCATAAGTGGGATCGGCATTTGCAATTCGTCCCTTGcacctcacaatttcgttttcatcttCATAAAGACCAAACTCGTGTTCTAAATGACCGTAATTCGCTTGAGCCTTCAGATTTTTCTGAACACTTCGCAACCACTGCAACTCTGCTTGTGTAATTTCTTCTTCAGTGACTTCTCCATGACAAACAGTTCCTTCTTTCAATAACTTGGCTTTGATCTTCAAGTTTCGCACAAAGCGTTGCACTAGTGCAGTAACACGGAACAACTTGTCACAACAGCTGAAGTTGATGATTGGAATACAAAATTCAAGATCAGGCTTGCACGCAGTTAGAAGTACTGTTTCGCTGATTATCTCCTTAGCTGCTCCTTCTCTTCAGTGGAAGGCTGGTGGCAAACTTTAGACTTGGACCAACTTGATACTGGTTCTGATAGCCACGGTGGTCCCTTCCACCACAACTGACTACCCTTCAGCTTGAACGCTGACTCTCCCCGTGATCCAATATCTGCGGGGTTCTCAGTTCCCGGGCAATGGTTCCACATTGATTCTTCTGTTAATGTCAAGATTTCGGTTACACGGTTCTGAACAAACTGCTTCCACTCCTTCGATCCCTTGATCCAGTAGATTGCAGTCTTACTGTCTAACCACAAATAAGTCCTGTCGATTTGAACTTGCGACTGCAATGCTTCCTTCACTGAAGACGCGAGCCTTGCAAGGATAACTTCAGATAACAAATCTAGTCTAGGGATAGACTGTTTCGTCAGTGGTGCCACTCTAGTTTTGGATGTCAAGAGCACTGGATAGTTGCCACTGCTTGTCTCTAGCACCACGTACACGACAGCACAATAGGCCTTCTCAGAGGCATCTCCAAATCCGTGAAGGGTGTAGGAGGTAACTACTTCCTCAATACCGTCATACAAACATCGGGGAATCATTATTTGCTGAACTTCTCTTAGATCCTGAAGCCATGCGTTCCACTGCCTTCTGACCGGCTCCGGTAACGGGGCATCCTAGGCAACATTTTCCTGGCATAGCAATTGAAACAACAACTTCATCTTTACTAATACTGGACTGAGTATTCCCAGGGGGTCAAAGAAACTTGAAGTGACCTTCAACAGACTTCTTCTAGTTGGCTCCAGGCTCTCTGCTAACCTCAATATTgcttcaaatctgaaaataaacTCGTCAGAAACACAGTTCCAATTCAATCCCAGGACATTGTGTTCATTCTTCATATCTAGCTCCTCCAAATGTCCCATAGTGATGCTTGCATAGGTCTCGGTGTCTTCTACTACTGACTGTGGTTCAGGGCAGTTCTCCTTGGTTCTGGTTCTATCTTCTCGAATTAATTCAAGGAGCTGGGGCGAATTGGAGATCCACTTCCTTCGGTTAAAACCTCCCTCTGATAGGCACTTCTTCGATTTCTCGTACAGCAACGAACACTTCTCAAGATTTCTCTCTCCAGACACTAGGTCATCGACATAAAATGAATTCAGGAAGTTCTCTACAAATTCAGCATCCAAACTGTACTGATTGATGTGGTGTCGCAGGGCAGCATTTAACAGGAATGGACTTGAATTGACACCAAACACAACCCGACAAAATCTAT
This window of the Acropora muricata isolate sample 2 chromosome 14, ASM3666990v1, whole genome shotgun sequence genome carries:
- the LOC136897916 gene encoding uncharacterized protein, which produces MIPRCLYDGIEEVVTSYTLHGFGDASEKAYCAVVYVVLETSSGNYPVLLTSKTRVAPLTKQSIPRLDLLSEVILARLASSVKEALQSQVQIDRTYLWLDSKTAIYWIKGSKEWKQFVQNRVTEILTLTEESMWNHCPGTENPADIGSRGESAFKLKGSQLWWKGPPWLSEPVSMQRFVRNLKIKAKLLKEGTVCHGEVTEEEITQAELQWLRSVQKNLKAQANYGHLEHEFGLYEDENEIVRCKGRIANADPTYETRFPALLPRDHYISTLLVRQAHERVHHNKVAATLAQLRMRFWIVRGRQLVKKITSRCTVCRRYEGRDFKVPPQPDLPEFTLSQKPAFTYVGVDYAGPLYIKEPNCSTTKKVYILLFTCCSTRAVHLELATDLSADLFIRCLRRFTARRGLPEIIVSDNAKTFKSAAKVLTKVFSYPSVKRFLANRRISWKFNMDRAPWWGGFFKRMIQNAKRSLPKTLRNAKLDYDELHTILVKVEGTLNSRPLTFVSSYDVEEPLTPFHLIYGRGILSLPDFTRNREASLSQAASSGDLPRRRKYMQLLLEHFWKRWSREYVTELRNLHRHKSRPERSTSISVGDVVTLFEDNLPRSQWRLGRVEQLIPSSDDTVRAAVVRVITKTGRPGTVKRPTQKLFPLEVQDGVTNDEQPPQERGQEGAGRTRRAAALNADYIRRLIDQ